One window from the genome of Anopheles coluzzii chromosome X, AcolN3, whole genome shotgun sequence encodes:
- the LOC120953968 gene encoding neurobeachin isoform X1: MADLTRPPLCDIKRPEEVVKMSMTDNLKFAVLIGLIEVGQVSNREVVNTVLHLLVGGEFDMELNFVVQDAQNVKHMLELLDHCPANLQAEVWSVFIAILKKSVRNLQACTEIGLIEHVLARLQQAEPIVADLLIEMLGVLASYSITVKELKLLFGAMKAVNGKWPRHSAKLLNVLKQMPHRNGPDVFFSFPGRKGSAIVLPPLAKWPYENGFTFSTWFRLDPINSVNIEREKPYLYCFKTSKGVGYTAHFVGNCLVLTSMKVKGKGFQHCVKYEFQPRKWYMIAIVYIYNRWTKSEIKCLVNGQLASSTEMAWLVSTNDPFDKCYVGATPELDEERVFCGQMAAIYLFSEALTTQQICAMHRLGPGYKSQFRFDNECYLNLPDNHKRVSEAKAILSSLSPTPLAPTESTIHRTLVSGSTAAAAAAATSAAAADHHPSSFSSPTTVALASPGVALASAAPGSGGEPFDLVSVLYDGKLSSAIVFMYNPVATDGQLCLQSAPKGNLSYFVHTPHSLMLQDVKAVVTHSIHCTLNSIGGIQVLFPLFSQLDMPYEGTDVRKDPTLCAKLLGFICELVESSQTVQQHMIQNRGFLVISFMLQRSSRDHLSLDVLGSFLSLTKYLVTCLSANSDLLLKQLFCFSFLTWQLLDHVLFNPSLWIYTPATVQARLYAYLATEFLSDTQIYSNVRRVSTVLQTVHTLKFYYWVVNPRAKSGITPKGLDGPRPAQKDILAIRAYILLFLKQLIMIGNGAKDDELQSILNYLMTMHEDENLHDVLQMLISLMSEHPSSMVPAFDVKHGVRTIFKLLAAESQLIRLQALKLLGFFLSRSTHKRKYDVMSPHNLYTLLAERLLLYEESVSLPTYNVLYEIMTEHISQQILYAKHPEPESHYRLENPMILKVVATLIRQSKQSEQLIEVKKLFLSDMTLLCNNNRENRRTVLQMSVWQEWLIAMAYIHPKNSEEQKLSDMVYSLFRMLLHHAIKYEYGGWRVWVDTLAIVHSKVSYEEFKLQFAQMYEHYEKHRTDNITDPALRQQRPISTISGWEHGANGSTGAGTGKEGELDMHGKCVKQMAVPPGTAVAPGCVCEPETGETMIDTSVMVKQQQAIAFQDAPAGSNGYVRGGEPDLLEEDETCLPDGPQDGMDGEEEEENDDADGVDEEEEEVEEEEEDEEQDEEEGDEQRAFGSGQQQVPGSEPTACSQTSATNTNTTTTEHVVKTIVDEIIDKSANMLVEQQQPQHGETKEAPAEPTSSPVIKDEEIELAVNEVVKMNQNSLKAVEGEGGDMDAGADSNQQCGDESTRGSVEPVGTSEPSTVSSSPSVVCVSDRSNDRATVPASPVLQGEPDARKVAAAVDSIVEELLDRCFPASEHEEGDGATALAAEMQEVVESIITDAVEKAEKGASTAVVGEQQQDGSGTDVQRHHHHHRHHPHHHHHHHHHHAHEGEEHQRISVVSDAMEGMAISEKQRAGGNSLIEEDEEEVEEEEEEEEEEEEEEEEDDGEVLVAETEEPLDASDERAGGAVSVDTASDGAATGTADSGKPNSNSTISTGSKRAVSVSTNTQQYLDAQSHPKQAAQPLQQQPTTASQTPPVQPMSYESGSSTAGGGGVKRSKSSSTRPMFSPGPTRPPFRIPEFKWSYIHQRLLSDVLFSLETDIQVWRSHSTKSVLDFVNSAENAIFVVNTVHLISQLADNLIIACGGLLPLLASATSPNSELDVLEPTQGMPLDVAVSFLQRLVNMADVLIFASSLNFSELEAEKNMSSGGILRQCLRLVCTCAVRNCLECKERTRGLYNGMSLKDIPGGVHLQALIRGAQSTSKTIIESLSGPMSPVKDPEKLLQDMDINRLRAVIYRDVKRLFQEETKQAQFLSLAIVYFISVLMVSKYRDILEPPVELQIHRNSSPVIHRSTPTQESSNRPLFPQWSHHVYPQFLPGSHPNHQPTIVHGSSNTITSSSSQTISSSSGSSSAGGCGNLLNSNNNNNNNNNNNNNNNNNSNLINNNTSGGSINHKDVAGASVNGSTLPLYYGHAGTATNTATNNTLNNNNNNGQGFGTGPGNCIFTSEMLNCYSPAAAAAAASAAAIAGGHLQQHHQQQQQPQHYTQQQHGLNNNSLTALINTGGVGSYGAGSAPVVGLRAVGRTVGTTVTAGLHNGVGVGHGGKLSKGTQSMQEGDYEVIVVDENNSSVIADNDSHSSGPLSIKAVTSASNSRRTSTVKQYHPTDHPGLPAAVNTGEPHLHSCYQQPMLSSVGLTGTMATVTAPSATATIAVSDERSELAQRAVPQGQVKSVDSDGGSLNLNSTENDPQEVETSSEIMPDDNKPTNSNDESWTDVNLNDDGASELKPPRTDGGALGIGGVPGSNGSGVGTGAGSLGPMASALSGRMDGVTGASVNLGGGAGGTGGVKHESDIAVVRVPDGYGGQVVGPTGGSVRGRPEDLNLKAPFVSQLPLAIPSREASLTQKLEIALGPVCPLLREIMVDFAPFLSKTLVGSHGQELLMEGKGLTTFKNSHSVVELVMLLCSQEWQNSLQKHAGLAFIELINEGRLLSHAMKDHIVRVANEAEFILNRMRADDVLKHADFESQCAQTLLERREEERMCDHLITAARRRDNVIASRLLEKVRNIMGNRHGAWGDMNANYQKQIFWKLDAWEDDARRRKRMVQNPRGSSHPQATLKASLENGTTGGTVAAATSSTASTAATSADEAVGSGDTTTPTSARLAGGGGGVAREEIYSQIAVPRSQQPDLLDDSELLIEDRELDLDLTGPVNISTKAKLIAPGLVAPGTMSITSTEMYFEVDEENGEFQQIDQEVLKYCDHLHGKWYFSEIRAIFSRRYLLQNVALEIFLASRTSILFAFPDQHTVKKVIKALPRVGVGIKYGIPQTRRASMMSPRQLMRNSNMTQKWQRREISNFEYLMFLNTIAGRTYNDLNQYPVFPWVITNYESRELDLSQPSNYRDLSKPIGALNPSRREYFEERYETWDTPGIPPFHYGTHYSTAAFVLNWLIRIEPFTTMFLALQGGKFDHPDRLFSSVALSWKNCQRDTSDVKELIPEWYFLPEMFYNASDYRLGQRDDGSTVGDVELPPWAKTPEEFVRINRMALESEFVSCQLHQWIDLIFGYKQRGPEAMRATNVFYYLTYEGSVDLDTIGDPVTRDAIENQIRNFGQTPSLLLMEPHPPRSSAMHLSPMMFNTMPDDVCMSLKFHLNSPIIHISANTYPQLPLPSVVTVTAGHQFAVNRWNCQYTASIQSPSYAESTQNLNANLPLTMDPLLSQINGHNNSNQQNRRHLGDNFSQKLQIKSNCYVTTVDSRFLIACGFWDNSFRVFSTETAKIVQIIFGHFGVVTCLSRSECNITSDCYIASGSADCTILLWHWNARTQSIVGEGEIPTPRATLTGHETAVTSVVISAELGLVVSGSINGPVLVHTTFGDLLRSLEAPKDFISPENITLSREGFIVVNYDEGSVAAYTINGKLLRYESHNDNLQCMLLSRDGEYLMTAGNKGIVEVWRTFNLAPLYAFPACNSGIRSLALTHDQKYLLAGLATGSIIVFHIDFNRWHHEYQQRY; this comes from the exons ATGGCAGATCTTACGCGACCGCCGCTGTGTGACATCAAGCGACCCGAGGAAGTGGTGAAAATGTCGATGACGGACAACCTCAAGTTCGCCGTCCTGATCGGGCTGATCGAGGTGGGCCAGGTGTCGAACCGGGAGGTGGTCAACACGGTGCTGCATCTG CTGGTCGGCGGCGAATTCGACATGGAGCTTAACTTCGTCGTGCAGGACGCGCAGAACGTGAAACACATGCTCGAGCTGCTGGATCACTGTCCGGCCAACCTGCAGGCTGAGGTGTGGAGCGTGTTCATCGCGATCCTGAAGAAGAGCGTCCGCAACCTTCAGGCGTGCACCGAGATCGGCCTGATCGAGCATGTGCTGGCACGGTTGCAGCAGGCCGAACCCATCGTGGCCG ATTTGCTCATCGAGATGCTTGGTGTGCTCGCCAGTTACAGTATTACGGTGAAGGAGCTGAAGCTGCTGTTCGGCGCAATGAAGGCGGTGAACGGGAAATGGCCCCGCCATTCGGCCAAGCTGCTGAACGTGCTGAAGCAGATGCCACACCGGAACGGGCCTGACGTGTTTTTCAGCTTCCCAGGCCGTAAGGGTTCG GCAATCGTGCTGCCACCGTTGGCGAAATGGCCGTACGAGAACGGATTCACTTTTAGCACCTGGTTTCGGCTGGATCCGATTAACTCGGTTAACATAGAGCGTGAAAAGCCCTACCTATACTG TTTTAAAACGTCCAAGGGTGTCGGTTACACGGCACACTTTGTGGGCAACTGCCTGGTGCTAACGTCCATGAAGGTGAAGGGTAAGGGTTTCCAGCACTGCGTCAAGTACGAGTTTCAGCCGCGCAAGTGGTACATGATTGCCATTGTATATATCTACAACCGGTGGACGAAGAGTGAGATCAAGTGCCTGGTGAATGGGCAGCTAGCGTCAAGCACGGAAATGGCCTGGCTAGTGTCGACGAACGAT CCGTTCGACAAGTGTTACGTTGGCGCCACGCCGGAGCTGGACGAGGAGCGCGTGTTCTGCGGACAGATGGCCGCCATCTATCTCTTCTCGGAGGCACTAACCACGCAGCAGATCTGTGCAATGCATCGGCTCGGCCCTGGCTACAAG TCCCAGTTCCGCTTTGACAACGAGTGCTATCTGAATCTGCCGGACAACCACAAGCGGGTGAGTGAGGCGAAAGCCATCCTATCGTCGCTTTCCCCAACGCCACTGGCTCCGACCGAGTCCACTATCCATAGAACGCTCGTGAGTGGtagcactgctgctgccgccgctgctgctactagTGCCGCCGCTGCCGACCACCACCCATCCTCGTTTTCCTCACCCACGACCGTGGCCTTGGCCAGTCCCGGTGTTGCGCTTGCTTCCGCCGCCCCGGGCTCCGGTGGCGAACCGTTTGATTTAGTATCC GTACTGTACGATGGCAAACTGTCCAGCGCTATCGTCTTCATGTACAATCCGGTCGCTACCGACGGTCAGCTGTGCTTACAGTCGGCTCCCAAGGGCAATCTGTCGTACTTTGTGCACACACCGCACTCGCTTATGCTGCAG GACGTAAAGGCTGTCGTGACTCATTCCATCCACTGTACGCTGAACTCCATCGGCGGTATACAGGTGCTGTTTCCGCTCTTTTCCCAGCTTGATATGCCTTACGAAGGCACAGATGTGCGAAAGGATCCAACGCTATG TGCCAAATTGCTTGGATTCATTTGCGAACTCGTCGAAAGTTCACAAACGGTACAGCAGCACATGATACAG AATCGTGGTTTCCTGGTGATATCCTTCATGCTTCAGCGTTCCTCCCGCGATCACCTCTCGCTAGACGTGCTGGGATCGTTTCTGAGTCTTACCAAGTATCTGGTGACCTGCCTGTCCGCCAACTCGGATCTCTTGCTCAAACAG CTCTTCTGTTTCTCTTTCCTAACCTGGCAGCTGCTAGATCACGTGCTGTTCAATCCGTCACTGTGGATCTACACGCCCGCGACGGTACAGGCCCGCCTGTACGCGTACCTGGCGACGGAGTTCCTCAGCGACACGCAGATCTACAGCAACGTGCGGCGCGTCAGCACCGTCTTGCAGACGGTGCACACGCTCAAGTTCTACTACTGGGTGGTGAACCCGCGCGCCAAGAGCGGCATCACGCCGAAGGGTCTCGATGGACCCCGGCCGGCCCAAAAGGACATCCTTGCGATTCGTGCGTATATCCTGCTGTTCCTGAAGCAGCTAATCATGATCGGCAACGGTGCGAAGGACGACGAGCTGCAGAGCATCCTTAACTATCTGATGACGATGCACGAGGACGAGAACCTGCACGACGTGCTGCAGATGCTGATCTCGCTGATGTCCGAGCATCCGAGCTCGATGGTGCCGGCGTTCGACGTGAAGCATGGCGTGCGCACCATCTTCAAGCTGCTCGCCGCCGAAAGTCAGCTGATACGGTTGCAGGCACTCAAGCTGCTGGGCTTTTTCCTGTCGCGTAGCACGCACAA GCGCAAGTACGATGTGATGTCGCCGCACAATCTGTATACGCTGCTGGCCGaacggctgctgctgtacgaGGAGTCCGTCTCGCTGCCTACGTACAACGTGCTGTACGAGATTATGACCGAGCACATCTCGCAGCAGATACTGTATGCCAAGCATCCCGAACCGGAAAGCCACTACCGGCTGGAAAACCCGATGATCTTGAAGGTGGTGGCCACGCTAATCCGCCAGTCGAAGCAGTCGGAGCAGCTGATCGAGGTGAAGAAGCTGTTCCTCTCCGACATGACGCTGCTGTGCAACAACAATCGCGAAAACCGGCGCACCGTACTGCAGATGAGCGTCTGGCAGGAGTGGCTGATCGCGATGGCGTACATCCATCCGAAGAACTCGGAGGAGCAGAAGCTGTCCGACATGGTGTACTCGCTGTTCCGCATGCTGCTCCATCACGCGATCAAGTACGAGTACGGCGGATGGCGCGTCTGGGTGGACACACTCGCGATCGTCCACTCGAAGGTGTCGTACGAGGAGTTTAAGTTGCAGTTCGCTCAAATGTACGAGCACTACGAGAAGCACAGGACGGACAATATTACCGATCCGGCGCTGCGCCAGCAGCGGCCGATCAGCACTATCAGCGGCTGGGAGCACGGTGCGAACGGGAGCACCGGTGCCGGCACCGGCAAGGAGGGTGAGCTGGACATGCACGGCAAGTGCGTGAAGCAGATGGCGGTACCGCCGGGAACGGCGGTGGCGCCCGGGTGCGTTTGCGAGCCGGAAACGGGCGAAACGATGATCGACACGAGCGTGAtggtgaagcagcagcaggcgatCGCGTTTCAGGACGCGCCGGCGGGCAGTAATGGTTACGTGCGGGGAGGCGAACCGGACCTGCTCGAGGAGGACGAAACGTGCCTGCCCGATGGCCCGCAGGATGGGATGGACGgtgaagaggaggaagagaaCGACGACGCCGATGGGGTGgatgaggaagaggaagaagtggaggaagaggaagaggatgaAGAGCAGGATGAGGAGGAAGGGGATGAGCAACGAGCGTTCGGTAGTGGGCAGCAGCAGGTGCCTGGCAGCGAACCGACCGCCTGCAGCCAAACGTCAGCCACCAataccaacaccaccaccaccgagcaTGTGGTGAAAACGATCGTCGATGAAATCATCGACAAGTCAGCCAATATGCtggtggagcagcagcagccgcagcacgGTGAGACCAAGGAGGCACCGGCCGAACCGACCTCCTCGCCAGTGATCAAAGACGAGGAGATCGAGCTGGCGGTGAACGAGGTCGTAAAGATGAACCAGAACTCACTCAAAGCGGTCGAAGGGGAAGGAGGCGATATGGATGCTGGCGCCGACAGCAACCAGCAGTGTGGCGACGAATCGACCCGCGGCAGTGTTGAGCCGGTCGGCACGTCGGAACCGTCCACCGTCAGCAGCTCGCCGTCAGTAGTGTGCGTCAGTGATAGGTCAAATGATAGAGCAACCGTGCCAGCGTCGCCGGTGCTGCAGGGCGAACCGGACGCACGGAAGGTGGCTGCCGCAGTGGACAGCATCGTGGAGGAGCTCCTTGATCGGTGCTTCCCTGCATCGGAGCATGAGGAGGGTGACGGTGCGACGGCACTTGCCGCCGAGATGCAGGAGGTGGTGGAATCGATCATAACGGATGCGGTCGAGAAGGCGGAGAAAGGCGCAAGCACTGCAGTGGTCGGCGAGCAACAGCAGGATGGCAGTGGTACTGATGTGcagcgccaccaccatcaccatcgtcaccatcctcatcatcaccatcaccatcatcatcaccacgcTCACGAGGGTGAGGAGCATCAGCGCATTTCCGTGGTGTCGGATGCGATGGAGGGTATGGCAATCAGTGAGAAGCAGCGCGCCGGTGGCAACAGTTTGATCGAGGAGGACGAAGAAGAAGTggaagaagaggaggaggaagaagaggaagaggaagaggaggaagaggaggatgaTGGGGAGGTATTGGTGGCCGAGACGGAGGAACCGCTCGATGCTTCCGATGAgcgtgctggtggtgctgttaGCGTAGACACTGCCAGTGACGGAGCCGCTACCGGTACGGCGGACAGTGGCAAACCGAACAGCAATAGTACGATCAGTACCGGATCCAAGCGTGCCGTTAGCGTGTCCACCAATACACAACAGTATCTCGATGCACAATCGCACCCGAAACAAGCCGCCCagccgctgcagcagcaaccgacAACGGCCTCACAAACGCCACCGGTGCAACCGATGAGCTACGAAAGTGGCAGTAGTAccgctggcggtggtggtgtcaAGCGTTCCAAGTCATCATCGACACGACCCATGTTTTCGCCCGGCCCGACCCGGCCCCCGTTCCGCATACCGGAGTTTAAATGGTCCTACATCCATCAGCGTCTGCTCTCCGACGTGCTCTTCTCGCTCGAAACCGACATCCAGGTGTGGCGCAGCCACTCGACCAAGAGCGTCCTCGACTTTGTCAACTCGGCGGAGAATGCCATCTTCGTGGTCAACACGGTGCATCTGATCTCGCAGCTAGCGGACAATTTGATCATTGCGTGCGGTgggctgctgccactgctggcCAGCGCCACCTCGCCCAATTCCGAACTGGACGTGCTCGAGCCGACGCAGGGCATGCCGCTCGACGTGGCCGTCTCGTTCCTGCAGCGGCTGGTCAACATGGCGGACGTGCTGATATTTGCCAGCTCGCTCAACTTCAGCGAGCTCGAGGCGGAGAAGAACATGTCGTCCGGCGGCATACTGCGCCAGTGCTTGCGGCTGGTATGCACCTGCGCGGTTCGCAACTGTCTCGAGTGCAAGGAGCGTACGCGCGGCCTGTACAACGGCATGTCGCTCAAGGACATTCCGGGCGGGGTGCATCTGCAGGCGCTGATACGCGGTGCCCAGTCAACGTCCAAGACGATCATCGAGTCGCTGTCCGGGCCGATGAGCCCGGTCAAGGATCCGGAAAAGCTGCTCCAGGACATGGACATCAATCGGCTGCGGGCGGTCATATACCGCGATGTG AAACGACTCTTTCAGGAGGAAACGAAGCAGGCACAGTTCCTGTCCCTCGCCATCGTGTACTTCATCTCGGTGCTGATGGTGTCGAAGTATCGGGACATCCTGGAACCGCCGGTCGAGCTGCAGATACACCGCAACTCTTCGCCGGTCATCCATCGCTCGACGCCAACACAGG AGTCAAGCAATAGGCCACTGTTTCCGCAATGGTCGCACCACGTGTACCCACAGTTCCTACCCGGATCCCATCCGAACCACCAGCCGACGATCGtgcacggcagcagcaacaccatcacctcctcctcgtcgcAAACCATCTCATCGTCGTCCGGCTCCTCGTCCGCCGGCGGATGTGGCAACCTGCttaacagcaacaacaacaacaacaacaacaacaataacaacaacaacaacaacaacaatagcaaccttatcaacaacaacacttcaGGGGGTAGCATTAATCACAAGGACGTTGCCGGGGCCAGCGTGAACGGGAGCACCTTGCCACTATACTACGGCCATGCAGGAACTGCCACGAACACGGCAACTAACAACACactgaacaacaacaacaacaacggacAAGGGTTCGGTACCGGGCCAGGCAATTGTATCTTCACCAGCGAAATGCTCAACTGCTACtcaccagctgctgctgccgccgccgcctctgCTGCCGCCATCGCCGGTGGccatctgcagcagcaccatcagcaacagcagcagccccagcactacacccagcagcagcacggactCAACAACAACTCCCTTACGGCGCTAATTAATACGGGCGGGGTCGGCTCGTACGGTGCAGGTAGCGCACCGGTCGTTGGGCTGCGCGCTGTCGGACGGACTGTTGGAACCACTGTCACTGCCGGTCTGCACAATGGTGTCGGCGTTGGTCACGGTGGCAAGCTATCGAAAG GAACTCAATCCATGCAGGAAGGTGATTACGAGGTGATAGTGGTCGACGAGAACAACTCCTCCGTTATAGCGGACAACGATTCACACTCCAGTGGTCCACTGTCGATAAAG GCCGTAACTTCCGCTAGCAACTCGAGGCGTACGTCGACGGTGAAGCAATATCATCCGACCGATCATCCAGGACTACCCGCGGCGGTTAACACAGGCGAACCGCACCTTCATTCCTGCTACCAGCAGCCAATGCTCTCGTCGGTCGGTCTGACCGGCACCATGGCCACAGTGACAGCACCGTCCGCGACAGCAACCATCGCCGTAAGCGACGAACGTTCGGAGCTAGCGCAGCGTGCAGTACCCCAGGGACAGGTGAAG agcgTCGACTCCGATGGCGGTTCGCTGAATCTGAACTCGACCGAGAACGATCCACAGGAAGTGGAAACATCGAGCGAAATTATGCCGGACGATAACAAACCGACGAACTCGAACGATGAAAGCTGGACGGACGTGAACCTGAACGACGATGGGGCGAGCGAGTTGAAGCCGCCGCGCACGGACGGTGGTGCGTTGGGCATTGGCGGTGTGCCCGGCAGCAACGGTAGCGGTGTCGGTACGGGCGCGGGAAGCCTTGGCCCGATGGCCAGCGCGCTTAGTGGCCGGATGGATGGCGTCACGGGAGCGAGCGTGAACTTGGGCGGCGGGGCCGGCGGTACCGGCGGCGTGAAGCACGAGTCGGACATTGCCGTGGTGCGCGTACCGGACGGATACGGTGGCCAGGTGGTGGGTCCGACCGGCGGTTCGGTACGTGGCCGGCCGGAGGACCTCAACCTGAAGGCGCCGTTTGTGAGCCAGCTGCCGCTGGCAATACCGTCGCGCGAGGCCAGCCTCACCCAGAAGCTGGAAATAGCGCTCGGTCCAGTCTGTCCCCTGTTGCGCGAAATCATGGTCGACTTTGCACCGTTCCTGTCAAAAACGCTCGTCGGCTCGCACGGCCAGGAGCTGCTGATGGAGGGCAAGGGGCTGACGACGTTCAAGAACAGCCATTCGGTGGTGGAGCTGGTGATGCTGCTCTGCTCGCAGGAGTGGCAGAATAGCCTGCAGAAGCACGCGGGCCTCGCGTTCATCGAGCTGATCAACGAGGGCCGGCTGCTGTCGCACGCGATGAAGGACCACATCGTGCGGGTCGCAAACGAGGCCGAGTTCATACTGAATCGCATGCGGGCGGACGACGTGCTGAAGCACGCTGACTTTGAATCCCAGTGCGCCCAAACGCTGCTCGAACGGAGGGAGGAGGAGCGCATGTGCGACCATCTGATCACGGCGGCCCGCCGCCGGGACAACGTGATCGCGAGCCGGCTGCTGGAGAAGGTACGCAACATCATGGGCAACCGGCACGGGGCGTGGGGCGACATGAACGCGAACTACCAGAAGCAGATCTTCTGGAAGCTGGACGCGTGGGAGGACGACGCGCGGCGCCGGAAGCGCATGGTGCAGAACCCGCGCGGCTCCAGCCATCCGCAGGCGACGCTGAAGGCGTCGCTCGAGAATGGTACGACCGGGGGAACGGTGGCAGCGGCCACCTCCAGCACCGCCAGCACCGCAGCAACCAGCGCAGACGAAGCGGTCGGTAGTGGGGACACGACAACCCCGACCAGTGCCCGACtggctggtggtggcggtggtgtggCGCGGGAGGAAATCTACTCGCAGATTGCTGTTCCCCGGTCGCAGCAGCCCGACCTGCTGGACGATTCGGAGCTGCTGATCGAGGACCGGGAGCTGGACCTCGACCTGACCGGCCCGGTCAACATCAGCACGAAGGCGAAGCTGATCGCGCCCGGCCTGGTGGCGCCCGGCACCATGTCAATTACCTCCACCGAGATGTACTTCGAGGTGGACGAGGAGAACGGCGAGTTCCAGCAGATCGACCAGGAGGTGCTGAAGTACTGCGATCATCTGCACGGCAAGTGGTACTTCTCCGAGATACGGGCCATCTTTTCCCGTCGCTATCTGCTGCAGAACGTCGCACTCGAGATCTTCCTTGCTAGTCGCACCTCGATCCTGTTTGCCTTCCCCGACCAGCACACGGTGAAGAAGGTGATCAAGGCGCTGCCGCGGGTGGGCGTCGGCATCAAGTACGGCATCCCGCAAACGCGCCGCGCGTCGATGATGTCGCCCCGGCAGCTGATGCGCAACTCGAACATGACGCAGAAGTGGCAGCGGCGCGAGATCTCCAACTTTGAGTATCTGATGTTCCTGAACACGATCGCGGGCCGCACGTACAACGATCTCAACCAGTACCCGGTGTTCCCGTGGGTCATCACCAACTACGAGTCGCGCGAGCTCGACCTCAGCCAGCCGTCGAACTATCGCGACCTTTCCAAACCGATCGGTGCGCTCAATCCGAGCCGGCGCGAGTACTTCGAGGAGCGGTACGAAACGTGGGACACGCCCGGCATACCGCCGTTCCACTACGGCACGCACTACTCGACCGCCGCCTTCGTGCTGAACTGGCTGATCCGCATCGAGCCGTTCACGACGATGTTCCTGGCGCTGCAGGGCGGCAAGTTTGACCATCCCGATCGGCTGTTCTCGTCCGTCGCGCTGTCGTGGAAGAACTGCCAGCGCGACACGTCCGACGTGAAGGAGCTCATTCCGGAGTGGTACTTCCTGCCGGAAATGTTCTACAACGCGTCCGACTACCGGCTCGGGCAGCGCGACGACGGCAGCACGGTCGGGGACGTCGAGCTGCCGCCGTGGGCGAAAACGCCCGAGGAGTTTGTGCGCATCAACCGGATGGCGCTCGAGTCGGAGTTCGTCTCCTGCCAGCTGCACCAGTGGATCGACCTCATCTTCGGCTACAAGCAGCGCGGCCCGGAAGCGATGCGGGCGACGAACGTGTTCTACTACCTCACGTACGAGGGCAGCGTTGATCTGGACACGATCGGAGATCCGGTGACGCGGGACGCGATCGAGAATCAGATCCGCAACTTCGGTCAAACGCCcagcctgctgctgatggagCCGCATCCGCCCCGGTCGTCCGCCATGCACCTGTCGCCGATGATGTTCAACACGATGCCGGACGACGTGTGCATGTCGCTCAAGTTCCATCTCAACTCGCCGATCATACACATCTCGGCGAACACGTACCCGCAGCTGCCGCTGCCGTCGGTCGTCACCGTGACTGCGGGGCACCAGTTTGCGGTCAATCGCTGGAACTGCCAGTACACCGCCAGCATCCAGAGCCCGAGCTACGCCGAGTCGACGCAAAACCTGAACGCGAACCTGCCGCTCACTATGGATCCGCTGCTGT cacaAATCAAtggacacaacaacagcaaccagcAGAATCGGCGCCACCTGGGCGACAACTTTAGCCAGAAGCTGCAGATCAAGTCGAACTGCTACGTCACCACCGTGGACAGCCGGTTCCTGATCGCGTGCGGCTTCTGGGACAACAGCTTCCGCGTGTTCTCCACCGAGACGGCCAAGATCGTGCAGATCATCTTCGGTCACTTTGGCGTGGTGACCTGCCTGTCGCGGTCGGAGTGTAACATCACGTCCGATTGCTACATTGCGTCCGGGTCGGCCGACTGCACCATACTGCTGTGGCACTGGAATGCCCGCACGCAGTCGATTGTTGGCGAGGGCGAG ATACCAACACCTCGCGCTACGCTGACAGGACACGAGACGGCCGTCACGTCGGTGGTGATCAGTGCCGAGCTCGGTCTGGTTGTTTCCGGTTCGATAA ACGGCCCGGTACTAGTCCACACGACGTTCGGTGATTTGTTGCGGTCGCTGGAGGCGCCGAAGGATTTCATCTCGCCAGAAAACATAACGCTCTCGCGCGAAGGTTTCATCGTCGTCAACTATGACGAGGGCAGCGTGGCCGCGTACACGATCAACGGAAAGCTGCTGCGCTACGAGTCGCACAACGATAATCTGCAG TGCATGCTGCTGTCTCGGGATGGCGAGTATTTAATGACCGCCGGTAACAAGGGCATCGTGGAGGTGTGGCGAACGTTCAACCTCGCACCGCTGTACGCTTTCCCGGCCTGCAACAGTGGTATACGTTCGCTGGCCCTCACGCACGACCAGAA GTATTTGCTGGCCGGTTTGGCGACTGGATCCATCATCGTGTTCCATATCGACTTCAACCGCTGGCATCACGAGTACCAGCAGCGCTACTGA